A single region of the Arthrobacter sp. PAMC25564 genome encodes:
- the mscL gene encoding large conductance mechanosensitive channel protein MscL, protein MLTGFKNFILKGNVVDLAVAVVIGAAFGAVVTALVQSVLMPFIAGLVGSPNFDSFAVVTLNGNDIKFGVLLTAIVNFLLIAAAIYFVVVMPMNHIIELRNRRLGISPDVKEEAAEDPQIALLTEIRDSLQQRQN, encoded by the coding sequence ATGCTGACCGGATTCAAGAACTTCATTCTCAAGGGCAACGTCGTGGACCTTGCCGTCGCAGTCGTCATCGGTGCCGCTTTTGGCGCCGTGGTAACGGCACTAGTCCAGAGCGTCCTGATGCCGTTTATTGCTGGCCTGGTTGGTTCGCCCAACTTCGACAGCTTTGCCGTCGTAACCCTGAACGGAAATGACATCAAGTTTGGCGTGTTGCTGACGGCGATCGTCAACTTCCTACTGATCGCGGCCGCCATCTATTTCGTGGTCGTTATGCCTATGAACCACATTATCGAACTCCGCAACCGCCGCCTCGGAATCAGCCCGGACGTCAAGGAAGAAGCTGCGGAAGACCCGCAGATCGCCCTGCTCACCGAAATCCGGGACTCCCTGCAACAGCGCCAGAACTAG
- a CDS encoding M15 family metallopeptidase — MCHDGAAETAAGQASGPATPGRRTFGRLLLAGSGLAALAACTPEPPRPTSSAAVAGTPTPTAAAPSASATASEVPLPGGGQHSLTDPASPWVVVNKHRPLSPAAYVPADLVGPAVRLAVAGEAALLNSTTAAAAEQLFAAAAADGVVLTLASGYRSFATQTVTYGGYVDSRGQAEADTASARPGYSEHQTGWSFDIGDGGGACSFQPCFAEQPAAAWARSNGHRYGFVVRYPWDFHEITGYYYEPWHLRYIGVEAATDMLNRGIATLEEYFGLEAAPDYL, encoded by the coding sequence GTGTGCCACGACGGAGCCGCAGAGACGGCGGCGGGGCAGGCAAGCGGCCCGGCAACACCGGGCCGGCGGACCTTCGGCCGCCTGCTCCTGGCGGGGTCCGGCCTCGCGGCGCTGGCCGCGTGCACCCCCGAGCCGCCCCGGCCGACGTCGTCCGCCGCCGTCGCCGGCACCCCAACACCGACGGCGGCTGCACCCTCCGCTTCCGCCACGGCCTCCGAGGTGCCCCTCCCGGGCGGCGGACAGCACTCGCTGACCGATCCGGCGAGCCCCTGGGTGGTCGTCAACAAGCACCGGCCGCTCTCCCCGGCCGCTTATGTTCCGGCCGATCTGGTCGGGCCGGCGGTGCGCCTCGCCGTCGCGGGCGAAGCGGCGCTGCTGAACAGCACAACGGCGGCGGCGGCGGAGCAACTGTTCGCGGCCGCGGCGGCGGACGGCGTCGTCCTGACCCTGGCCAGCGGGTACCGCTCGTTCGCGACGCAGACGGTGACCTACGGCGGCTACGTGGACTCGAGGGGGCAGGCCGAGGCCGATACCGCGTCCGCTCGTCCGGGCTATTCCGAGCATCAGACCGGGTGGTCTTTCGATATTGGCGACGGCGGCGGCGCCTGCAGCTTCCAGCCCTGCTTCGCCGAGCAGCCGGCCGCGGCCTGGGCCCGGAGCAACGGCCACCGCTACGGCTTCGTCGTCCGCTACCCCTGGGATTTCCACGAAATCACCGGCTATTACTATGAGCCGTGGCACCTTCGCTACATCGGGGTCGAGGCCGCGACGGACATGCTTAACCGCGGGATCGCGACGCTCGAGGAGTACTTCGGGCTGGAGGCCGCACCGGATTATCTCTGA
- the coaA gene encoding type I pantothenate kinase: MVTLQRNEANGDGVSPFVELDRQTWSRLAAQMEQPLNQEDVLRLRGLGDPLDMKEVSEVYLPLSRLLHLYVEAAGQLHAATTTFLGEQTQRTPFVIGVAGSVAVGKSTIARVLREMLRRWPGTPNVELITTDGFLYPLAELKRRQLLERKGFPESYDRRALLRFVSEIKSGAEEVRAPWYSHVTYDIVPGREVVVRRPDVLIVEGLNVLAPARPRQDGRQGLALSDFFDFSIYVDAKTAYIEEWYVDRFRKLRSTAFAQPESYFHRYATLSDTEAEQTARDIWKRINEPNLEENVLPTRGRAQLVLTKDSDHSIRRMLLRKV; the protein is encoded by the coding sequence ATGGTGACTTTGCAACGCAATGAAGCGAACGGCGACGGCGTCTCCCCGTTCGTGGAGCTGGACCGGCAGACCTGGTCGCGGCTCGCTGCCCAAATGGAGCAGCCCCTCAATCAGGAGGACGTGCTGCGCCTGCGGGGCCTCGGCGATCCCCTCGACATGAAGGAAGTCAGCGAGGTCTACCTTCCCCTCTCCCGGCTGCTCCATCTCTATGTGGAGGCCGCGGGGCAATTGCATGCGGCCACCACCACCTTCCTCGGCGAGCAGACCCAGCGCACTCCCTTCGTGATCGGCGTGGCCGGCTCCGTGGCGGTGGGCAAGTCGACCATCGCCCGCGTGCTCCGGGAAATGCTCCGGCGCTGGCCCGGCACCCCCAACGTCGAGCTCATCACCACCGACGGGTTCCTCTATCCGCTGGCCGAACTCAAGCGCCGCCAACTGCTGGAACGCAAGGGTTTTCCGGAGTCGTACGACCGCCGGGCCCTGCTGCGCTTTGTGAGCGAAATCAAGAGCGGCGCCGAGGAAGTCCGGGCCCCGTGGTACTCCCACGTGACGTACGACATTGTCCCCGGCAGGGAAGTGGTGGTGCGCCGCCCCGACGTGCTGATCGTCGAGGGGCTCAACGTCCTGGCCCCGGCCCGGCCCAGGCAGGACGGCCGCCAAGGCCTGGCCCTGAGTGATTTCTTTGACTTCTCCATTTACGTCGACGCCAAGACGGCCTACATCGAGGAGTGGTACGTGGACCGCTTCCGCAAGCTGCGGAGCACGGCCTTTGCCCAGCCCGAGTCCTACTTCCACCGCTATGCCACGCTCTCCGACACGGAAGCCGAGCAGACCGCCCGCGATATCTGGAAACGGATCAACGAGCCCAACCTGGAGGAGAATGTCCTCCCCACGCGGGGCCGCGCACAGCTGGTCCTGACCAAGGATTCAGACCACTCCATCCGGCGGATGCTGCTGAGAAAGGTCTAG
- the glmS gene encoding glutamine--fructose-6-phosphate transaminase (isomerizing), with amino-acid sequence MCGIVGYVGHSAGRVNTGHNALDVVLEGLRRLEYRGYDSAGIAVVADGAISSRKKSGKLSNLVAELEARPLPEAATGIGHTRWATHGGPTDQNAHPHLSDNGRLALIHNGIIENYAELKLELLDKGVKFISETDTEVAAALLGDIYRNELDGDNSNGGLTRAMQLACQRLEGAFTLLAVHADQPDVVVAARRNSPLVVGLGDGENFLGSDVSGFIDYTRRAVELGQDQIVTITAETVDITDFFGAPAEGKEYYVDWDPASAEKGGYPSFMEKEIHDQPDAVAQTLLGRSDLDGKLTLDEMRIDPELLKHINKIIVLACGTSAYAGQVAKYAIERWCRIATEVELSHEFRYRDPIVDENTLVVSISQSGETMDTLMAVRYAKEQGAKTISICNTNGSTIPRESDAVLYTHAGPEIAVASTKAFLAQITAAYLLGLYLAQLRGNMFQGEIKDVLADLGKIPAKIQHILDNEGRIKELAREMANAKSVLFLGRHVGFPVAMEGALKLKELAYIHAEGFAAGELKHGPIALIEDGQPVFVIVPSPRGRDSLHAKVVSNIQEVRARGAKTIVIAEEGDEAVKAYAEHVFYIPTTPTLLAPLLAVVPLQIFAAELATAKGFDVDQPRNLAKSVTVE; translated from the coding sequence ATGTGCGGAATCGTTGGATATGTGGGCCACTCGGCTGGCCGGGTAAATACTGGACACAACGCCCTGGACGTTGTCCTGGAGGGATTGCGGCGCCTGGAGTACCGGGGCTACGACTCCGCGGGCATCGCGGTCGTAGCCGACGGGGCCATTTCGTCCCGCAAGAAGTCGGGAAAGCTGAGTAACCTGGTGGCCGAGCTCGAAGCCCGTCCGCTGCCGGAAGCAGCAACCGGAATCGGCCACACCCGCTGGGCAACGCACGGTGGACCGACGGACCAGAACGCGCACCCGCACCTGTCCGACAACGGCAGGCTGGCCCTGATACACAACGGCATCATCGAGAACTATGCGGAATTGAAGCTGGAGCTTCTCGACAAAGGCGTTAAATTCATCTCGGAAACCGACACCGAAGTCGCCGCGGCACTCCTTGGCGACATCTACCGGAACGAGCTGGACGGCGACAACTCCAACGGCGGCCTGACCCGGGCAATGCAGCTCGCCTGCCAGCGGCTGGAAGGCGCCTTCACCCTGCTGGCCGTGCACGCCGACCAGCCCGACGTCGTCGTCGCCGCCCGCCGCAACTCGCCCCTCGTGGTGGGCCTGGGCGACGGTGAGAACTTCCTCGGCTCCGACGTTTCCGGCTTCATTGACTACACCCGCCGGGCCGTGGAACTTGGCCAGGACCAGATCGTCACCATCACCGCCGAGACCGTGGACATCACCGACTTCTTCGGTGCTCCGGCCGAAGGCAAGGAATACTACGTTGACTGGGATCCGGCATCCGCGGAGAAGGGTGGCTACCCGTCCTTCATGGAAAAGGAAATCCATGACCAGCCCGATGCTGTCGCACAGACCCTGCTGGGCCGTTCGGACCTCGACGGCAAGCTGACCCTGGACGAGATGCGGATCGATCCGGAACTGCTCAAACACATCAACAAGATCATTGTGCTCGCCTGCGGCACGTCGGCCTACGCCGGCCAGGTGGCGAAGTACGCGATCGAACGCTGGTGCCGGATTGCCACCGAGGTCGAGCTCTCGCACGAATTCCGCTACCGGGACCCGATTGTCGATGAGAACACCCTGGTGGTTTCCATCTCGCAGTCCGGCGAGACGATGGACACGCTGATGGCTGTCCGCTACGCCAAGGAGCAGGGCGCCAAGACGATCTCCATCTGCAACACGAACGGCTCCACCATCCCGCGTGAATCCGACGCCGTGCTCTACACACACGCTGGCCCGGAAATCGCGGTGGCCTCGACCAAGGCATTCCTCGCCCAGATCACCGCCGCGTACCTCCTGGGCCTGTACCTGGCGCAGCTGCGCGGCAACATGTTCCAGGGCGAAATCAAGGACGTCCTCGCGGACCTCGGCAAGATTCCGGCCAAGATCCAGCACATCCTGGACAACGAGGGCCGGATCAAGGAACTCGCCCGGGAGATGGCCAACGCCAAGTCCGTGCTGTTCCTGGGCCGTCACGTCGGCTTCCCGGTGGCCATGGAAGGTGCCCTGAAGCTCAAGGAGCTCGCCTACATCCACGCCGAGGGCTTTGCCGCCGGGGAACTCAAGCACGGTCCGATCGCGCTGATCGAGGACGGCCAGCCCGTCTTTGTGATTGTTCCGTCGCCGCGCGGCCGGGATTCGCTGCACGCGAAGGTCGTCTCCAACATCCAGGAAGTCCGGGCCCGCGGCGCCAAGACCATCGTGATCGCTGAAGAGGGCGACGAAGCGGTCAAGGCCTACGCCGAGCACGTCTTCTACATTCCCACGACGCCGACGCTCCTCGCGCCCCTGCTGGCCGTGGTGCCCCTGCAGATCTTCGCCGCCGAACTCGCCACCGCCAAGGGATTTGACGTGGACCAGCCACGCAACCTGGCCAAGAGCGTGACCGTAGAATAA
- a CDS encoding holo-ACP synthase translates to MIVGIGVDVVDIERFGRQLERTPGLRDRLFVPAERDLNTRSLAARFAAKEAVAKVLGAPAGMNWQDCWIGLDQNGPTVQVKGTVLAVAEAKGVKRWHLSMSHDGGIATATVVAEG, encoded by the coding sequence ATGATTGTTGGCATTGGCGTAGACGTCGTAGACATCGAGCGGTTCGGCCGGCAGCTGGAGCGCACCCCCGGGCTGCGCGACCGGCTGTTCGTCCCGGCCGAGCGTGACCTGAACACGCGGTCCCTGGCCGCCCGGTTCGCAGCCAAGGAGGCCGTGGCCAAGGTGCTGGGCGCTCCGGCCGGCATGAACTGGCAGGACTGCTGGATCGGGCTGGACCAGAACGGTCCCACCGTCCAGGTCAAAGGCACCGTGCTGGCTGTGGCGGAGGCGAAGGGCGTCAAACGCTGGCACCTGTCGATGAGCCACGACGGCGGGATCGCCACCGCGACGGTTGTCGCCGAAGGCTGA
- a CDS encoding NAD(P)H-hydrate epimerase, producing the protein MISAYTGTQIRETEKPLLDKCMGAVLMQRAAYGLANTVVRELRGRGERPYGASVTVLAGKGNNGGDGLFAAAMLAGRGMRTTAVLTAGDAHEAGLAAFRKSGGRAVALTADNVAELAAAAAGTDVVIDAVLGTGAQGGLRGPAAALITALDRTRPGLVIACDIPSGVDADSGEAPGPVLTAGVTVTFGAAKAGLLADPGADYAGRVRVIPIGIEAGLPWPALRRLEAGDLSALLPRPARRAHKYSRGVLGVVAGSGAYPGAAVLACRGALAAGAGMVRYLGPPDVADLVRRSCPEVVCSTGTVADTRVQAWLVGPGLDDSDEQQLQRARDAADSGLPTVADAGALPALPEVLAPQVILTPHAGELAALLQRLGVALDRSAVEASTLGAVRQAAGLTEATVLLKGATTLVASPFQDFYSQAEGTPWIATAGSGDVLAGMIGALLAQLGADVRLFGDRGIDPDERWAAIAAMAASLHGRAGVRASAGGPVTATAIARAVPEVLREL; encoded by the coding sequence ATGATCAGCGCCTACACCGGAACCCAGATACGAGAGACTGAAAAGCCTTTACTGGACAAATGTATGGGCGCTGTCCTCATGCAGCGGGCGGCGTACGGCCTGGCAAACACCGTGGTCCGTGAGCTGCGGGGCCGGGGCGAGCGACCCTACGGCGCCAGCGTCACCGTGCTGGCCGGCAAGGGCAACAACGGCGGCGACGGGCTTTTCGCCGCGGCGATGCTGGCCGGCCGGGGAATGCGGACGACGGCGGTGCTCACCGCCGGGGATGCACACGAGGCCGGTCTGGCCGCGTTCAGGAAGTCCGGAGGCAGGGCGGTGGCCCTCACCGCGGACAACGTCGCGGAGCTGGCGGCGGCTGCCGCCGGGACCGACGTCGTGATTGATGCCGTCCTCGGTACCGGGGCCCAAGGCGGGCTCCGGGGCCCCGCCGCTGCCCTGATCACCGCGCTGGATCGGACACGCCCCGGGCTGGTGATTGCCTGCGACATACCGAGCGGGGTCGACGCGGACAGCGGAGAGGCCCCCGGGCCGGTGCTCACCGCCGGGGTGACCGTGACCTTCGGAGCCGCCAAGGCCGGCCTGCTGGCCGACCCCGGAGCGGACTATGCCGGCCGGGTGCGGGTCATCCCGATCGGAATCGAAGCTGGACTCCCGTGGCCGGCCCTGCGGCGGCTTGAAGCCGGCGATCTTTCCGCGCTGCTGCCACGCCCGGCGCGGCGGGCGCACAAGTACTCGAGGGGAGTGCTCGGGGTGGTGGCGGGCTCCGGCGCCTATCCCGGCGCCGCGGTGCTGGCCTGCAGGGGCGCCCTCGCAGCCGGCGCCGGAATGGTGCGCTACCTTGGTCCGCCGGACGTCGCCGACCTGGTCCGCCGGTCCTGTCCCGAGGTCGTGTGCAGCACCGGCACCGTTGCTGATACGCGCGTCCAGGCCTGGCTCGTGGGCCCCGGGCTGGATGACTCCGATGAGCAGCAGTTGCAGCGCGCCCGCGACGCCGCAGATTCGGGCCTGCCGACGGTCGCCGACGCCGGCGCCTTGCCCGCCCTGCCGGAGGTGCTGGCCCCGCAAGTGATCCTGACACCCCACGCCGGCGAACTGGCAGCATTGCTGCAGCGCCTCGGGGTCGCATTGGACCGTTCCGCGGTGGAAGCCTCCACGCTCGGCGCGGTGCGGCAGGCCGCGGGCCTGACCGAAGCCACGGTGCTGCTCAAGGGAGCGACCACCCTCGTGGCCTCCCCCTTCCAGGACTTCTACAGCCAGGCCGAGGGCACGCCCTGGATCGCCACGGCAGGCAGCGGCGATGTCCTGGCCGGAATGATCGGGGCGCTGCTTGCCCAGTTGGGTGCCGACGTCAGGCTCTTTGGCGACCGTGGCATCGATCCCGACGAAAGATGGGCGGCGATCGCCGCGATGGCAGCCAGCCTCCACGGCCGTGCCGGAGTGCGGGCCTCAGCCGGGGGACCGGTGACGGCCACGGCCATCGCCCGGGCCGTTCCGGAGGTGCTTCGGGAACTGTAG
- the glgX gene encoding glycogen debranching protein GlgX, with amino-acid sequence MEVWPGTAYPLGATFDGTGTNFALFSELAERVELCLLADDLSETRIELTEVDGYVWHCYLPQIQPGQKYGYRVYGPYEPETGNRFNPNKLLLDPYAKAIQGEIDWEPALFSYNFGDPTSRNDEDSAPHTMHGVVINPFFDWDGDRLLRIPYHQSVIYEAHVKGLTELHPEIPEEQRGTYAGVSHPAVIDHLKKLGVTAIELMPVHQFINDGTLVEKGLNNYWGYNTIGFFAPQNTYSSSGDVGHQVQEFKAMVRELHKAGIEVILDVVYNHTAEGNHLGPTLSFKGIDNQAYYRLVEGDLKHYMDYTGTGNSLNVRHPHSLQLLMDSLRYWVTEMHVDGFRFDLASTLAREFYDVDKLSTFFELIQQDPIVSQVKLIAEPWDVGPGGYQVGNFPPQWTEWNGKYRDTVRDFWRGEPSTLGEFASRLTGSADLYESSARRPVASINFVTAHDGFTMRDLVSYNEKHNEANGEGNNDGESHNRSWNCGEEGDSDDDIVLTLRARQQRNFIATLLLSQGVPMLLHGDELGRTQRGNNNSYCQDSELSWIHWDAMDQPLVEFTAFVNKLRHDHPTFRRSRFFDGRPVRRGEGEKLPDIVWLKTDGTEMLPEDWGSGFGRSIGVFYNGHGIQEQDSRGRRITDDSFLLGFNAHDESVDFLLPADEYSPFWELLVDTADRGDAEPLKAGSVLTLEAKSLVVLRAYSGPEVEVDYSAAASVVAMSEASEDGVPAEKAPAGKAAAGEAPVETAPAAADPVASDPVASDPVAADPVAAEPAAADPAKGGPAKGAADKGSGSKKPAATKPAARGPKAPKGSAS; translated from the coding sequence ATGGAAGTCTGGCCCGGAACGGCATACCCGCTGGGAGCCACCTTTGACGGCACTGGTACCAACTTTGCCCTGTTCAGCGAACTCGCCGAGCGTGTGGAGCTCTGTCTCCTGGCCGACGACCTGAGCGAAACCCGGATTGAGCTCACCGAGGTGGACGGCTACGTCTGGCACTGCTACCTGCCGCAGATCCAGCCGGGCCAGAAGTACGGCTACCGGGTCTACGGACCGTACGAGCCGGAAACAGGAAACCGCTTCAACCCCAACAAGCTCCTGCTTGACCCCTACGCCAAGGCAATCCAGGGCGAGATCGACTGGGAACCGGCGCTCTTCTCCTACAACTTCGGCGACCCCACGTCGCGGAACGATGAGGACTCGGCCCCGCACACGATGCACGGTGTGGTCATCAACCCGTTCTTCGACTGGGACGGCGACCGTCTGCTGCGCATCCCGTACCACCAGTCGGTGATCTACGAGGCCCACGTCAAGGGCCTGACCGAGCTGCACCCGGAGATCCCGGAAGAACAGCGCGGCACCTACGCCGGCGTCTCCCACCCCGCCGTGATCGACCACCTCAAGAAACTCGGCGTCACAGCGATCGAACTCATGCCCGTCCACCAGTTCATCAACGACGGCACCCTGGTGGAGAAGGGCCTGAACAACTATTGGGGCTACAACACCATCGGCTTCTTCGCGCCGCAGAACACCTACAGCTCCTCCGGAGACGTCGGGCACCAGGTCCAGGAGTTCAAGGCCATGGTCCGTGAGCTGCACAAGGCCGGCATCGAGGTGATCCTTGACGTGGTCTACAACCACACCGCTGAGGGCAACCACCTCGGCCCCACGCTGTCCTTCAAGGGCATCGACAACCAGGCGTACTACCGTCTGGTCGAAGGTGACCTGAAGCATTACATGGACTACACCGGCACCGGAAACTCGCTGAACGTCCGGCACCCGCACTCCCTGCAGCTGCTCATGGACTCGCTCCGGTACTGGGTGACCGAAATGCACGTCGACGGCTTCCGCTTCGACCTCGCCTCCACCCTCGCCCGCGAGTTCTACGACGTGGACAAGCTGTCCACCTTCTTCGAACTCATCCAGCAGGACCCCATCGTCTCCCAGGTGAAGCTCATCGCCGAGCCGTGGGACGTCGGCCCCGGCGGGTACCAGGTGGGCAATTTCCCGCCGCAGTGGACGGAATGGAACGGCAAGTACCGGGACACGGTCCGCGACTTCTGGCGCGGGGAACCGTCCACCCTGGGCGAATTCGCGTCGCGGCTGACCGGCTCGGCAGACCTGTACGAGAGCTCGGCCCGGCGCCCCGTGGCATCCATCAACTTCGTCACCGCCCACGACGGCTTCACCATGCGCGACCTTGTGTCCTACAACGAGAAGCACAACGAAGCCAACGGCGAAGGCAACAACGACGGCGAATCGCATAACCGTTCCTGGAACTGCGGTGAAGAGGGAGACAGCGACGACGACATCGTGCTGACCCTCCGGGCCCGCCAGCAGCGCAACTTCATTGCCACGCTCCTGCTCTCGCAGGGCGTCCCGATGCTCCTGCACGGCGACGAGCTGGGCCGCACACAGCGGGGCAATAATAACTCCTACTGCCAGGATTCCGAACTGAGCTGGATCCACTGGGACGCCATGGACCAGCCCCTGGTCGAGTTCACCGCGTTCGTCAACAAGCTCCGCCACGACCACCCGACCTTCCGCCGCAGCCGTTTCTTTGACGGCCGCCCGGTGCGCCGGGGCGAGGGCGAGAAACTGCCGGACATTGTCTGGCTGAAGACGGACGGCACCGAAATGCTGCCTGAGGACTGGGGCAGCGGCTTCGGCCGGTCGATCGGCGTCTTTTATAACGGACACGGCATCCAGGAGCAGGACTCCCGGGGGCGCCGGATCACGGATGACAGCTTCCTGCTGGGCTTCAATGCCCATGACGAAAGCGTTGACTTCCTGCTGCCCGCCGATGAGTACTCCCCGTTCTGGGAGCTGCTCGTGGACACCGCGGACCGGGGCGACGCGGAACCGCTCAAGGCCGGCTCCGTTCTGACGCTCGAGGCCAAGTCGCTCGTGGTGCTGCGGGCCTACTCCGGCCCGGAGGTGGAGGTGGATTATTCTGCCGCGGCGTCGGTGGTTGCCATGTCCGAGGCTTCGGAAGACGGCGTTCCCGCAGAGAAGGCTCCCGCAGGGAAGGCTGCTGCAGGCGAGGCCCCTGTCGAAACGGCCCCCGCAGCCGCGGATCCTGTGGCGAGCGATCCTGTGGCGAGCGATCCTGTGGCGGCCGATCCTGTGGCGGCCGAACCTGCGGCGGCCGATCCCGCCAAGGGTGGTCCTGCGAAGGGCGCCGCTGACAAGGGCTCCGGTTCGAAGAAACCGGCGGCGACGAAACCTGCGGCGAGGGGACCGAAGGCCCCTAAGGGATCCGCCTCATGA
- the treY gene encoding malto-oligosyltrehalose synthase, whose amino-acid sequence MRAPASTYRLQIRKGFTLQDAAETVPYLKSLGVDWVYLSPILTAERGSDHGYDVTDPSAVDPDRGGAEGLVAVSRAAREAGMGVLVDIVPNHVGVATPAQNPWWWSLLKEGRKSRYAQAFDVDWDFGAGRIRIPVLGDDSDLDQLGIRDGELRYYDHRFPLADGSYSAGDDPREVHDRQHYELIGWRRADNELNYRRFFAVNALAGIRVEVPEVFDEAHAEVIRWFREGLVDGLRIDHPDGLADPEGYLRRLREATGGSYLLIEKILEPGEALPSGFACEGTTGYDALADVDRVFVDAGGQAPLDALDAELRGGLTVDYEEMVRGTKRRITDGILHSEMLRLARLVPAGAGLTVEAAADVLAEIIAAFPVYRTYLPEGADVLKEACELAVRRRPELDDGVGALLPLLLDGSAELGRRFQQTSGMVMAKGVEDTAFFRYTRLGTLTEVGADPTEFAVTPDEFHTRMARRQARLPLSMTTLSTHDTKRSEDTRARISALAELAPEWKASLGRIRELAPLPDGPLANLLWQAVAGVWPADRERLQAYARKAAREAGSSTNWTDPDAAFEETLAAAVDAAFDNAAVRAELDALLAVLEPYGASNALGAKLVQLTMPGVPDVYQGTEFWDRSLTDPDNRRPVDFGERRRALAALDAGDRPASFRDDAAKLLVTSRALRLRRDRPELFAGYAPVPATGSAVRHLLAFDRGSGSPGALTLATRLPRGLERQGGWQDTAIRLAAEMKDELTGNTFGPGTVEVGELLRDYPVALLAPTA is encoded by the coding sequence ATGAGGGCGCCGGCCTCAACCTACCGGCTCCAGATCCGGAAAGGCTTCACGCTCCAGGACGCCGCGGAAACCGTGCCGTACCTGAAGTCGCTCGGCGTGGACTGGGTCTACCTCTCGCCAATCCTGACGGCCGAGCGGGGCTCTGACCACGGCTACGACGTCACCGACCCTTCCGCCGTCGACCCAGACCGTGGCGGGGCCGAGGGCCTCGTGGCGGTGTCGCGGGCGGCACGGGAAGCCGGAATGGGGGTGCTGGTTGACATCGTGCCCAACCATGTCGGCGTCGCCACCCCCGCCCAGAACCCGTGGTGGTGGTCGCTGCTCAAGGAAGGCCGGAAATCCCGCTATGCCCAGGCTTTCGACGTCGACTGGGACTTTGGCGCCGGGCGCATCCGGATTCCCGTGCTTGGCGATGATTCGGACCTCGATCAGCTGGGGATCCGGGACGGGGAGCTGCGGTACTACGACCACCGCTTCCCGCTCGCCGACGGCAGCTATAGCGCAGGTGATGACCCCCGCGAGGTCCATGACCGGCAGCACTACGAGCTGATCGGCTGGCGGCGGGCGGACAACGAACTGAACTACCGGCGCTTTTTCGCCGTCAACGCGCTCGCCGGGATACGGGTGGAGGTCCCGGAGGTCTTCGATGAAGCCCACGCCGAGGTCATCCGCTGGTTCCGGGAAGGGCTCGTCGACGGCCTGCGGATCGACCACCCGGACGGACTGGCCGACCCGGAAGGCTACCTGCGCCGGTTGCGGGAGGCCACGGGCGGCAGCTACCTCCTGATCGAGAAGATCCTCGAACCGGGCGAGGCGCTCCCTTCCGGCTTCGCATGCGAGGGGACCACCGGTTACGACGCCCTCGCCGACGTGGACCGGGTCTTCGTCGACGCCGGCGGACAGGCGCCCCTCGATGCGCTCGACGCCGAACTCCGCGGCGGCCTGACGGTGGACTACGAAGAGATGGTCCGGGGCACCAAACGCCGGATCACCGACGGGATCCTGCACTCCGAGATGCTCCGGCTGGCCCGGCTGGTACCCGCCGGTGCCGGCCTCACGGTGGAGGCTGCCGCCGACGTGCTCGCCGAAATCATCGCCGCCTTCCCGGTCTACCGCACCTACCTGCCCGAAGGTGCGGACGTCCTGAAGGAGGCGTGCGAACTCGCCGTCCGCCGCCGGCCCGAACTGGACGACGGCGTCGGAGCGCTGCTCCCGCTGCTGCTCGACGGCTCGGCCGAACTCGGCCGCCGCTTCCAGCAGACCTCCGGTATGGTGATGGCCAAGGGCGTGGAAGACACGGCGTTCTTCCGCTACACCCGCCTCGGCACCCTGACCGAAGTCGGCGCCGATCCGACGGAATTTGCCGTTACACCGGATGAATTCCACACCAGGATGGCACGCCGCCAGGCCCGGCTCCCGCTGTCCATGACCACGCTCAGCACACACGACACGAAACGCAGCGAGGATACCCGGGCACGGATCTCGGCGCTCGCGGAGCTGGCGCCGGAGTGGAAAGCCTCGCTGGGCCGGATCAGGGAACTGGCACCATTGCCCGACGGGCCGCTGGCGAACCTGCTGTGGCAGGCTGTTGCCGGCGTCTGGCCCGCGGACCGGGAACGGCTGCAGGCCTACGCCCGGAAGGCCGCGCGCGAGGCCGGCAGCTCGACGAACTGGACCGACCCGGACGCGGCCTTTGAGGAGACCCTGGCAGCCGCCGTCGACGCAGCCTTCGACAACGCGGCGGTGCGCGCGGAGCTGGATGCCCTGCTGGCCGTGCTGGAACCGTACGGCGCCTCCAACGCGCTGGGCGCCAAGCTGGTGCAGCTGACCATGCCGGGTGTTCCGGACGTCTACCAGGGCACCGAATTCTGGGACCGTTCGCTGACCGACCCGGACAACCGCAGGCCCGTGGACTTCGGTGAGCGACGCCGGGCCCTGGCCGCGCTCGATGCCGGCGACCGGCCGGCGTCGTTCCGGGACGATGCGGCGAAGCTCCTGGTCACCTCGAGGGCGCTGCGCCTGCGCCGGGACCGTCCGGAGCTGTTCGCCGGCTATGCCCCGGTGCCGGCCACCGGTTCCGCCGTGCGGCACCTGCTCGCCTTTGACCGCGGCAGTGGCTCCCCGGGGGCGCTCACCCTCGCGACCCGGCTGCCCCGCGGGCTGGAGCGGCAGGGCGGCTGGCAGGATACGGCCATCCGGCTGGCCGCCGAGATGAAGGATGAACTGACGGGCAACACCTTCGGCCCGGGCACCGTGGAGGTGGGGGAACTCCTCCGGGACTACCCGGTGGCACTGCTGGCGCCTACGGCCTGA